One window of Tepidanaerobacter acetatoxydans Re1 genomic DNA carries:
- the rpmI gene encoding 50S ribosomal protein L35, whose protein sequence is MPKVKTHRGAAKRFKVTKTGKIKRSKAYKSHILTKKTSKRKRHLRKPAILSKADHKRIKQVIPYM, encoded by the coding sequence ATGCCAAAAGTTAAAACACATAGGGGTGCAGCAAAAAGATTTAAAGTTACAAAGACGGGAAAAATAAAGAGGTCAAAGGCCTATAAAAGTCATATATTAACCAAAAAAACTTCCAAGAGAAAAAGGCACTTGAGAAAACCTGCAATTTTAAGCAAAGCAGATCACAAGAGAATAAAACAGGTAATACCTTACATGTAA
- the rplT gene encoding 50S ribosomal protein L20, producing MARVKKGVTARKKHKKVIKLAKGYRGSKSKLFRPANQAVLKAQSHAYRGRKLKKRDFRKLWIARINAAARSNGISYSKFINGLKKAGVQINRKMLSEMAINDANGFTQLVDIAKANSK from the coding sequence ATGGCACGGGTTAAAAAAGGAGTTACTGCTCGTAAAAAACATAAAAAAGTTATCAAGCTTGCAAAAGGATATAGAGGATCAAAAAGCAAATTATTCAGACCGGCAAATCAAGCTGTCCTCAAAGCTCAATCTCATGCTTACAGAGGAAGAAAACTTAAGAAGAGGGATTTTAGAAAGCTGTGGATTGCTAGAATTAATGCAGCAGCCAGATCTAACGGCATATCCTATAGTAAGTTTATTAACGGGCTTAAAAAAGCCGGTGTACAGATTAATCGCAAAATGTTATCAGAAATGGCGATAAATGATGCTAACGGTTTTACACAATTAGTAGATATCGCTAAGGCAAACAGTAAATAA
- a CDS encoding TrkH family potassium uptake protein yields the protein MDFSEAVEIKILHFGLRKLKPTQILVFGFAALILVGGILLNLPSASKSGQSIGFLNALFTSTSAVCVTGLVVVDTQTQFSTFGQIVIMCLIQMGGLGIMTMATLIFLLLGKKITLRERIVMQEALNQSTLSGLVKLTRHILLTTFIFEGIGAILLSIRFTQIYGISKGIYYGVFHAVSAFNNAGFDLIGGFKNFTPFVEDPIINGVIMGLIIFGGLGFTVIHDLLLKRNFKHLSLHSKVVITMTLLLLVSGFITFYCLEYSNLKTLGNLSPTGKILAAAFQSVTARTAGFNTLNLSDLTMPSKYFTIFLMFIGASPASTGGGIKTSTFAIIIMMIYTILASKEDVEIYQRRVPMDNIFKAVVIGVIALLLVFTSSFLLTITEKADFLSILFETTSAFGTVGLTLGITTELTSIGKIIIILTMFAGRVGPLTLAMALGSRINKAMIRFPEERILVG from the coding sequence TTGGACTTTTCGGAGGCGGTTGAAATCAAGATACTGCATTTCGGGTTAAGAAAGTTAAAACCTACTCAAATACTTGTATTCGGTTTTGCTGCTTTAATACTTGTTGGAGGTATTCTTTTAAATCTTCCTTCAGCTTCAAAGAGCGGTCAGAGCATAGGTTTTCTAAATGCTTTATTTACTTCCACATCTGCCGTATGTGTTACAGGTTTGGTGGTTGTTGATACACAAACTCAATTTTCCACATTTGGTCAGATAGTTATAATGTGCCTAATTCAAATGGGTGGTCTAGGAATAATGACAATGGCTACCTTGATTTTTTTGCTGCTAGGGAAAAAAATAACACTCCGCGAGCGCATTGTAATGCAGGAAGCTTTAAATCAATCTACATTATCGGGCCTTGTAAAATTAACGCGGCATATACTGCTTACAACATTTATTTTTGAGGGAATAGGTGCAATACTTTTATCTATACGATTTACACAGATATATGGTATAAGCAAAGGGATTTACTATGGAGTGTTTCATGCAGTTTCGGCATTTAACAATGCGGGTTTTGACCTTATAGGAGGATTTAAAAACTTTACCCCTTTTGTAGAAGACCCAATAATAAATGGTGTAATAATGGGGCTAATAATATTTGGCGGGCTTGGATTTACTGTAATTCATGATCTCCTACTAAAGAGAAATTTCAAACATCTTTCCCTACATTCTAAAGTTGTTATTACGATGACGTTACTATTATTGGTTTCAGGCTTTATCACCTTTTATTGCTTAGAGTATTCTAACCTTAAAACATTGGGCAATCTTTCTCCAACCGGAAAAATTTTAGCTGCGGCATTTCAATCAGTAACGGCAAGAACGGCAGGTTTTAATACACTCAATCTTTCGGACTTGACAATGCCGTCAAAATATTTCACGATATTTTTAATGTTTATAGGAGCATCACCTGCTTCTACCGGAGGAGGTATAAAAACATCTACATTTGCAATAATCATCATGATGATTTACACTATACTTGCTTCCAAAGAAGATGTTGAGATTTATCAAAGGCGTGTACCTATGGATAATATATTTAAGGCTGTGGTTATTGGAGTAATAGCTTTATTATTAGTATTTACAAGCTCATTTTTGCTGACTATTACTGAAAAAGCAGACTTTCTATCAATTCTTTTTGAAACGACTTCAGCTTTTGGGACAGTTGGCTTAACCTTAGGAATTACTACCGAACTTACAAGTATTGGTAAAATAATAATAATTTTAACGATGTTTGCAGGACGAGTAGGACCGCTTACCCTTGCCATGGCTCTCGGCAGCCGAATAAACAAGGCTATGATAAGATTTCCGGAAGAAAGAATTCTGGTTGGATAA
- a CDS encoding potassium channel family protein, whose protein sequence is MVLKQFVVIGLGRFGLSLAETLYDLGHDVLGIDIDEEIVQNVADSITHAVKADATDENALRALGVRNFDVAVVSIGNDIQASILVTLILKEMGIKYVVAKAQNELHGKVLYKIGADRIVFPERDMGIRVAHNLTLSNILDYIELSPEYSIIEISAISSWFNKSLSQLNMRRKYGLNVIAIKRDGDVIISPNGDDVILKGDVLAVVGQKHDIENMEKHL, encoded by the coding sequence ATTGTATTGAAACAATTTGTTGTTATAGGGTTGGGCAGGTTTGGATTAAGTTTAGCTGAGACATTGTATGACTTAGGCCACGATGTACTTGGAATTGACATTGATGAGGAAATAGTTCAAAATGTAGCTGACAGTATCACACATGCTGTTAAAGCTGATGCAACGGACGAAAATGCATTAAGGGCATTGGGTGTTAGAAATTTTGATGTGGCAGTGGTGAGCATAGGAAATGATATTCAGGCTAGTATACTGGTTACACTGATATTAAAAGAAATGGGCATTAAATATGTAGTAGCAAAGGCACAGAATGAGCTGCATGGAAAAGTGTTATATAAAATAGGTGCAGACAGGATAGTTTTTCCTGAAAGGGATATGGGTATCAGAGTAGCACATAATTTAACCCTCTCTAATATTCTTGATTATATAGAGCTTTCGCCTGAGTATTCTATTATAGAGATAAGTGCTATATCGTCTTGGTTTAATAAGAGCCTTAGTCAGCTCAATATGAGACGCAAGTATGGCTTAAATGTTATTGCTATAAAACGCGATGGCGATGTAATCATATCACCTAATGGTGATGATGTCATTTTAAAAGGCGATGTGCTTGCAGTAGTCGGGCAAAAACACGATATTGAAAACATGGAAAAGCATTTATGA
- the rlmB gene encoding 23S rRNA (guanosine(2251)-2'-O)-methyltransferase RlmB, producing MIKQLSKKQQKLVKDLIKSKKARMKNRCFIVEGLKNVAESIKSNYEVRFVVISDDFFKSNIGFIKILSKQVCPNRLYQVRDNLFNELTDTVTPQGIMAVINFKDTNIEDVQKENFLMIALDRIQDPGNMGTIIRTADAAGADAIVIGQKCVDIYNPKVVRSAMGSLFHVPIIQTDDLIKTLIELKEKGGKVVTTHLKAKKPYYDVNYMACTIIVMGSEDEGVSKEIVRISDELVKIPMPGSAESLNVAIAHGIMVFEAVKQRIKPVPTACK from the coding sequence ATGATAAAACAACTTTCTAAAAAGCAACAAAAACTAGTTAAAGATTTAATAAAATCCAAGAAAGCCAGAATGAAAAATCGCTGTTTTATTGTTGAGGGTTTAAAAAACGTAGCTGAATCTATAAAATCAAATTATGAAGTTAGGTTTGTTGTCATATCTGATGATTTTTTTAAATCAAATATTGGTTTCATTAAAATATTAAGCAAGCAGGTTTGCCCAAACCGATTATATCAAGTAAGAGACAATCTATTTAACGAATTGACTGATACGGTCACACCTCAAGGCATCATGGCAGTTATAAATTTCAAGGATACAAATATCGAAGATGTACAAAAAGAAAATTTCCTGATGATTGCGCTGGATCGAATACAGGACCCGGGCAATATGGGGACGATAATAAGAACAGCTGATGCTGCCGGTGCCGATGCAATTGTTATTGGACAAAAATGTGTAGATATATATAATCCTAAGGTTGTACGCTCTGCTATGGGCTCCCTATTTCATGTACCAATAATTCAAACTGACGATTTGATAAAAACGCTCATTGAATTAAAAGAAAAAGGCGGGAAAGTAGTAACAACACATTTGAAGGCTAAAAAGCCTTATTATGATGTAAATTACATGGCTTGTACCATAATAGTTATGGGCTCTGAGGATGAAGGGGTTTCAAAAGAAATAGTTCGTATTTCCGATGAACTGGTTAAAATTCCAATGCCAGGCAGCGCTGAGTCTTTAAATGTCGCCATAGCCCATGGAATTATGGTTTTTGAAGCGGTAAAACAAAGGATTAAGCCTGTACCCACAGCTTGTAAATAG
- a CDS encoding YqzL family protein yields the protein MPIAEFFWNIFEVTGSITAYLIYRELLMS from the coding sequence GTGCCTATAGCCGAATTTTTTTGGAATATTTTTGAGGTTACCGGGTCTATTACGGCTTATCTTATTTATAGAGAATTGCTAATGTCATGA
- the pheS gene encoding phenylalanine--tRNA ligase subunit alpha: MKEDLMHLKEKALEILSKSDNIDELNELRVKILGKKGELTQILRDMAKLTPEERPIIGKLANEVKADLEQKISEKMQQLRKTLKDSKMQQEFIDVTIPTKVSLGSRHPLTLIMDEIRDIFIGLGYQVAEGPEIELDYYNFEALNTPPDHPARDVQDTFYITDEILLRTQTSPVQIRTMEKQQPPLKIIAPGRVFRSDAVDATHSPMFHQVEGLAIGEGFTMGDLKGTLVAFVHEMFGHDRKSRFRPHFFPFTEPSAEMDISCIACQGKGCRVCSYTGWLEILGCGMVHPNVLCNVGHDPEKINGFAFGMGVERIAMLKYGINDLRLFYENDLRFLKQF, from the coding sequence TTGAAAGAAGATTTAATGCACTTAAAAGAAAAGGCCTTAGAAATTTTATCCAAGTCTGATAATATCGATGAATTAAATGAGCTAAGAGTGAAGATATTGGGTAAAAAGGGTGAACTTACTCAGATACTCAGAGATATGGCTAAATTAACTCCGGAAGAAAGGCCGATTATCGGTAAATTAGCAAATGAAGTAAAGGCAGACTTAGAGCAAAAGATTTCTGAGAAAATGCAGCAACTAAGGAAAACTTTAAAAGATAGTAAAATGCAACAGGAATTTATTGATGTGACTATTCCCACAAAAGTTTCCTTAGGCAGCAGGCATCCGCTTACCTTGATAATGGATGAAATCAGAGACATATTTATAGGCTTGGGATATCAAGTAGCGGAAGGACCGGAGATTGAACTTGATTACTATAATTTTGAGGCTTTAAATACACCGCCGGATCACCCGGCCAGAGACGTTCAGGATACTTTTTATATAACCGATGAAATCTTGCTTAGAACCCAGACATCACCGGTTCAAATAAGAACTATGGAAAAACAACAACCGCCGTTGAAGATTATTGCGCCTGGCAGGGTTTTTAGATCTGATGCTGTAGATGCCACACATTCTCCTATGTTTCATCAGGTGGAGGGTCTTGCCATAGGTGAAGGCTTTACCATGGGCGATCTTAAAGGGACCCTTGTTGCTTTTGTACATGAGATGTTTGGCCATGATCGAAAATCCCGATTTCGTCCTCATTTTTTCCCTTTTACAGAGCCCAGTGCTGAAATGGATATATCATGCATAGCCTGTCAGGGGAAAGGCTGCCGTGTATGCTCTTATACCGGTTGGCTGGAAATACTCGGTTGTGGCATGGTGCATCCTAATGTTCTCTGCAATGTGGGCCACGACCCTGAAAAAATAAACGGCTTTGCCTTTGGCATGGGTGTAGAAAGAATAGCTATGCTTAAATATGGCATAAATGATTTAAGACTTTTTTATGAAAATGACCTGCGATTTTTAAAGCAGTTTTAA
- the pheT gene encoding phenylalanine--tRNA ligase subunit beta, with protein MLVPISWLKDFVDINEKPEELSKRLTMSGSNVEGIEYWGTDIKNIVIGEIQTVQKHPDADKLVIVYVNTGEETIQIVTGATNIKAGDKVPVALHGSTITGGKKIRTSKLRGIESAGMLCSAEELGLDDHGLPKEMQNGILILPEDAPVGKDIKDYLNLEDVVIDFEITPNRPDCLSIVGVARETAATFKSNFRIPEINLKEEAEDCVKDNVNINIEAEDLCNRYVARLVKDIVIEPSPLWMQRRLQTCGVRSINNIVDITNYVMLEMGQPLHAFDYDKVEGHSIIVRRGKTSEKIETLDGNIREINESMLLITDGKKPLGIAGVMGGADSEITSSTKCVLIESANFFGPNIRRTSKQLGLRSESSMRFEKGIDPNICLQAADRACELIEQLGAGKVLKGYIDVFPGKTAPKEIPFNPDKINSVLGTDIPTNEMVDILNRLEITVNSTADGMKVIVPTFRSDLVEEADIIEEIGRMYGYDRLPITLPTGNVTHGKLSDHQKYINEIKDVLVYNGYSEIYTYSFISPKVFDNINAPQNSSLRQAITLLNPLGEEHSIMRTTLMPNILDVISFNLNHKVDELRFFEIGAAYLPKELPLKELPYENKRIAIGLCDDSMDFYDLKRVIETLFKKLRIKNYNFLQEQHFAFHTSRCAKIVLGNDVIGFAGEINPDVLENYEISKRVYIAELDLDIILSNASGKVGFEPLPKFPTSDRDLAIVVNEKVLVGDVINTIKESAGNLLERVELFDIYQGGQIAKGYKSIAFSLVFRAEDRTLTDTEVNEIIEKITKHLQDKFNATLRE; from the coding sequence ATGCTGGTACCAATTAGCTGGTTAAAAGATTTTGTTGATATAAATGAAAAACCTGAAGAACTTTCAAAAAGACTTACTATGTCTGGTTCGAACGTTGAGGGCATCGAGTATTGGGGAACAGATATTAAGAATATAGTTATTGGCGAAATTCAAACAGTCCAAAAACATCCGGATGCCGATAAACTAGTAATAGTATATGTAAATACAGGGGAAGAAACCATTCAAATTGTAACGGGAGCTACAAACATAAAAGCAGGGGATAAAGTTCCTGTAGCCCTGCATGGTTCGACCATAACAGGCGGTAAAAAGATTAGAACATCTAAACTTCGTGGCATAGAATCGGCTGGAATGCTGTGTTCGGCAGAAGAATTAGGATTAGACGATCATGGCTTGCCTAAAGAGATGCAAAATGGAATATTAATATTACCCGAAGATGCTCCGGTAGGGAAGGATATTAAAGACTATCTTAATTTAGAGGATGTAGTTATCGATTTTGAAATAACTCCCAACCGCCCTGATTGCTTAAGCATTGTAGGTGTAGCCCGTGAAACGGCAGCGACCTTCAAATCTAATTTTAGGATACCTGAGATAAACTTAAAAGAAGAAGCTGAAGACTGTGTTAAAGATAATGTGAATATAAACATAGAAGCCGAAGATTTGTGCAACAGGTATGTAGCCCGCTTGGTGAAAGACATTGTTATAGAACCATCACCTTTGTGGATGCAGCGACGACTTCAAACCTGTGGTGTTCGTTCTATAAACAATATTGTAGATATTACAAACTATGTAATGCTGGAAATGGGACAGCCACTTCATGCTTTTGATTATGATAAAGTCGAAGGACATTCGATTATTGTTCGTCGTGGGAAGACATCTGAAAAAATAGAAACACTGGATGGCAATATTCGCGAAATAAACGAGAGTATGTTGCTAATTACAGATGGTAAAAAACCTCTGGGCATTGCCGGAGTAATGGGCGGAGCCGATTCTGAAATAACTTCGTCAACCAAGTGTGTACTTATAGAATCAGCTAATTTCTTTGGCCCTAATATACGCAGAACATCAAAGCAGCTGGGGCTGAGGTCGGAATCGTCTATGAGGTTTGAAAAAGGCATTGACCCAAATATTTGTTTGCAAGCTGCCGATAGGGCTTGTGAGCTTATAGAACAGCTCGGAGCCGGAAAAGTTTTAAAGGGATACATTGATGTTTTTCCCGGGAAAACCGCTCCAAAAGAAATACCTTTTAATCCGGATAAAATAAATAGTGTGCTCGGAACAGATATTCCTACAAATGAAATGGTAGATATATTAAACCGCTTGGAAATTACGGTTAATTCCACGGCAGATGGTATGAAGGTAATTGTTCCTACTTTCAGGTCAGATCTTGTAGAGGAAGCAGATATAATTGAGGAAATCGGGAGAATGTATGGTTACGACAGGCTACCTATTACTTTACCAACAGGTAATGTAACACATGGTAAATTAAGTGATCATCAGAAATATATAAATGAGATAAAGGATGTATTAGTGTATAATGGGTATTCTGAAATATACACATATTCTTTTATAAGTCCAAAAGTTTTTGACAACATAAATGCACCGCAAAACAGTTCGCTAAGGCAGGCTATCACGCTTTTAAACCCCCTGGGAGAAGAACATAGCATAATGAGAACTACGCTTATGCCAAATATACTTGATGTTATAAGTTTTAACTTGAACCACAAAGTAGATGAACTAAGATTTTTCGAAATTGGTGCTGCTTATTTACCTAAAGAATTGCCGCTTAAGGAGCTGCCTTATGAAAATAAGCGAATTGCTATCGGCTTATGTGATGACTCGATGGATTTTTATGATTTAAAAAGAGTAATAGAAACGCTATTTAAAAAGTTGCGGATTAAAAACTATAATTTCCTTCAAGAACAGCATTTTGCTTTCCATACGAGCAGATGCGCTAAAATTGTATTGGGTAATGATGTAATCGGATTTGCAGGAGAAATAAACCCTGATGTATTGGAGAATTACGAAATAAGTAAAAGAGTTTATATAGCAGAATTAGATCTTGATATAATATTAAGTAATGCCTCCGGTAAAGTAGGATTTGAACCACTACCTAAATTTCCAACTTCTGATCGTGATCTAGCAATAGTAGTAAATGAAAAAGTTCTTGTAGGAGATGTAATAAATACTATAAAAGAAAGTGCAGGCAATCTCTTGGAAAGAGTAGAACTCTTTGATATATATCAAGGGGGCCAGATAGCCAAAGGTTATAAGAGCATTGCCTTTTCACTGGTCTTTAGAGCAGAAGACAGGACTCTTACAGATACTGAAGTCAACGAAATCATTGAGAAAATAACAAAACATCTTCAAGATAAATTCAATGCTACTTTGAGAGAATAA
- a CDS encoding cell division protein ZapA — MPNEAKPLNRVKVNINGEDYYLRGTASVDYIKKVAQYVDREMFNLSKDYPNLSRTRIAVLAALNITDELFKLKQEYEEFLATFGDEAKD; from the coding sequence ATGCCTAATGAAGCTAAACCCTTAAATAGGGTTAAAGTAAATATAAATGGTGAAGATTATTATTTAAGAGGCACGGCATCTGTCGACTATATTAAAAAAGTAGCTCAATATGTTGATAGGGAGATGTTTAACCTTTCCAAAGATTACCCTAATTTGAGCCGCACCCGAATTGCAGTGCTGGCAGCTCTTAATATTACCGATGAATTGTTTAAACTAAAACAGGAATATGAAGAGTTTTTAGCAACATTTGGAGATGAAGCAAAGGATTGA
- the polX gene encoding DNA polymerase/3'-5' exonuclease PolX yields MRNFEVAFIFNDIANMLEIKGENFFKIRAYRKAAYTIENLPLEIEDLAKQSQLQEIEGIGKALSEKIYEIIDTGTCRYYEELKKNFPPGLVEMLKIPGMGAKKIKLVYDSLGISSIEELEEAARRHKLRTLPGIGVKTEQAILKGIQTLKNNSDKILLATALPIAERISSILSGMTEVTNVEISGSLRRKKEMVKDIDIVIATESPEAILKDFLRLPYIAEVLDQDLNKVSVMLNMGIKLDLSAVKTKAFCAALQCFTGSKEHNTKLQNIATNMGYELNEHGILKKENKKVFYPKSEKEVYEKLGMPYIIPELREGRGEIEAAMKGCLPEMIKQEDIRGDLHVHSNFSDGVSSMESIAKRAKALGYEYIAITDHSKSLRIAGGLNESRLKEQIDIIRDMNNKLEGIRILAGAEVDILTDGTLDFADDILKELDIVIASIHSGFRQDRKTLTKRIVNACHNPYVNIIAHPTGRILGRRAPYDIDMDLVFEAAATTGTVLEINASPDRLDLNDVMAKRAKEMGIKIAINTDAHDKETLTDMKYGLWVARRGWLEPENVINTFSIEKLLDFLKVMQ; encoded by the coding sequence ATGAGAAATTTTGAAGTGGCTTTTATTTTTAATGATATTGCCAATATGCTGGAAATAAAAGGTGAAAACTTTTTTAAAATAAGAGCATATCGCAAAGCCGCTTATACAATTGAAAATCTTCCGCTGGAGATTGAAGATTTAGCAAAGCAATCTCAATTACAGGAAATCGAGGGTATTGGAAAGGCTCTGTCGGAGAAAATTTATGAAATTATTGATACAGGCACATGCCGTTATTATGAAGAACTTAAAAAGAATTTTCCGCCGGGCCTTGTTGAAATGCTTAAAATACCCGGTATGGGGGCCAAAAAAATAAAGCTCGTTTATGATTCTCTCGGCATATCCTCCATTGAAGAATTAGAAGAGGCTGCTCGCCGCCACAAACTCAGAACATTACCGGGTATTGGAGTAAAAACAGAACAGGCTATTTTAAAAGGCATACAGACCTTAAAAAATAATTCGGACAAGATTTTACTGGCAACAGCCTTGCCCATTGCCGAACGAATTTCATCTATATTATCCGGCATGACAGAAGTTACAAATGTTGAGATTAGCGGCAGTTTGCGCCGCAAAAAAGAAATGGTAAAGGACATAGATATAGTCATAGCTACTGAAAGTCCGGAGGCAATATTGAAGGATTTTTTAAGGCTTCCATATATTGCCGAAGTCCTTGACCAAGATTTGAATAAAGTAAGTGTAATGCTTAACATGGGTATCAAACTAGATTTAAGTGCTGTAAAAACCAAGGCTTTTTGCGCTGCACTGCAGTGCTTCACCGGCAGCAAAGAGCATAATACTAAACTTCAAAATATCGCTACAAATATGGGATATGAACTGAATGAGCATGGCATTTTAAAAAAAGAAAACAAAAAGGTATTTTATCCTAAAAGCGAAAAAGAGGTTTACGAAAAACTGGGAATGCCCTATATAATACCGGAGCTGAGAGAAGGGCGGGGAGAGATCGAGGCTGCTATGAAAGGTTGCCTGCCTGAGATGATAAAGCAGGAAGACATTCGCGGGGACCTTCATGTTCACAGCAACTTTAGTGATGGAGTAAGTTCTATGGAATCAATAGCCAAAAGAGCCAAAGCCCTAGGATATGAATATATAGCTATAACCGACCATTCCAAGTCCTTGAGAATAGCCGGTGGCCTTAATGAAAGCAGGTTAAAAGAGCAGATTGATATTATCAGGGATATGAATAACAAGCTTGAGGGAATACGCATTTTAGCAGGTGCCGAGGTTGATATATTAACCGATGGGACGCTGGATTTTGCAGATGATATTTTAAAGGAATTAGATATCGTTATTGCATCAATTCACAGTGGGTTTCGCCAAGACCGAAAAACTTTGACAAAACGCATTGTCAATGCTTGTCATAATCCTTATGTAAATATAATTGCACATCCTACGGGAAGAATTTTAGGCAGGAGAGCTCCCTATGATATTGATATGGACTTGGTATTTGAAGCAGCGGCTACAACCGGCACTGTACTTGAAATAAATGCTTCGCCCGATAGACTGGATTTGAATGATGTGATGGCAAAAAGGGCAAAGGAGATGGGCATAAAAATTGCCATAAATACCGATGCTCATGACAAAGAAACATTGACGGACATGAAGTATGGATTATGGGTAGCAAGGCGAGGTTGGCTTGAACCCGAAAATGTTATAAATACTTTTTCCATTGAAAAACTTTTGGACTTTTTAAAGGTGATGCAATGA